A single window of Gambusia affinis linkage group LG18, SWU_Gaff_1.0, whole genome shotgun sequence DNA harbors:
- the trmt10b gene encoding tRNA methyltransferase 10 homolog B, with amino-acid sequence MSLGLSGKQHVSSETCETDLDGVSELMDLLRMDLDPDGEQRKAGGSEAPCSKNVLRKQRHWERQLAAKKSKRKEEKQRRRSNRAQASGGDTDAAQFTKRVMKAITSERLAEARSTGRKLCVDLSMTDCMSDKETSRLAGQLRRLYGSNKKATRPFHLFLTDLREDSRLYRECVRMNDGFLGYAMEITEESCLDLFPSESVVYLTPDAQEALQTVDADKVYVLGGLVDESIQKKLSLSRAAELSVRTARLPVDEYMVKKNNAKNFHSKILAVNQVFDILLMFSETGSWTQALQTWFPAGKGYVISPENSTCFPVEGQ; translated from the exons ATGTCTCTGGGACTGAGTGGAAAGCAACATGTGTCGTCAGAAACGTGTGAGACGGATCTGGACGGGGTTTCAGAGCTCATGGATCTGCTGCGCATGGACCTGGATCCTGATGGAGAGCAAAGAAAAGCTGGGGGAAGCGAAGCACCGTGTTCT AAGAACGTACTGAGGAAGCAGCGACACTGGGAGAGGCAGCTGGCTGCGAAGAAGAGCAAACgcaaagaagagaaacagaggaGGAGGTCGAACCGCGCCCAGGCATCAG GGGGGGACACAGACGCCGCGCAGTTCACCAAGCGAGTCATGAAGGCGATCACCAGCGAGCGTCTAGCAGAGGCTCGCTCCACGGGCCGGAAACTCTGCGTGGACCTCAGCATGACAGACTGCATGTCTGACAAG GAGACGAGCCGGCTGGCGGGTCAGCTGAGGCGGCTGTACGGGTCGAACAAGAAGGCGACTCGGCCTTTTCATCTGTTCCTGACGGACCTGAGGGAGGACAGCCGACTCTACCGGGAGTGTGTTCGGATGAACGACGGCTTCCTCGGCTACGCG ATGGAAATAACAGAGGAAAGCTGTTTGGATCTGTTCCCTTCAGAATCTGTCGTTTATCTCACACCAGATGCCCAAGAAG CTTTGCAGACAGTGGACGCTGACAAAGTGTACGTCCTCGGTGGTCTGGTGGACGAAAGCATCCAGAAG AAGCTGAGCCTGTCCAGAGCCGCGGAGCTGAGCGTCCGCACCGCCAGGCTCCCCGTGGACGAGTACatggtgaagaaaaacaacgCAAAGAACTTCCACTCCAAGATCCTCGCAGTTAATCAAG TGTTCGACATCTTGTTAATGTTCTCGGAGACCGGCAGCTGGACACAGGCGCTGCAGACGTGGTTTCCTGCAGGAAAGGGTTACGTCATCTCACCGGAAAACTCAACATGTTTTCCTGTTGAGGGTCAATGA